One part of the Leclercia sp. LSNIH1 genome encodes these proteins:
- a CDS encoding helix-turn-helix domain-containing protein translates to MSKVKHQFTIESIHACLPTGKAIVYNPRMNKKDPNESLISRLTELNGKGFSKTEMAKVANVSKQAVTGWFRTGKISKESALAVADAAGVSVPWLLGEDVGEKDGLKPDEQRLLELYRQLPEEEQQNMLRIFAIRLKELDELYEKYMKGRIRSQGD, encoded by the coding sequence GTGAGCAAAGTAAAGCACCAATTTACCATTGAGTCAATACACGCCTGCCTACCAACTGGTAAAGCTATTGTTTACAATCCACGCATGAATAAAAAAGATCCTAACGAGAGCCTTATTTCCAGGCTGACTGAATTGAACGGCAAAGGCTTCTCCAAAACAGAGATGGCCAAGGTAGCCAATGTCAGTAAGCAAGCGGTCACCGGATGGTTCCGAACCGGCAAGATAAGCAAAGAGTCGGCCCTGGCCGTTGCTGACGCTGCTGGCGTGTCTGTGCCATGGCTGCTCGGCGAGGACGTTGGTGAGAAAGACGGCCTTAAGCCTGACGAACAGCGCCTACTGGAGCTCTATCGCCAGCTGCCGGAAGAAGAGCAGCAGAACATGCTCCGCATCTTCGCGATCCGCCTGAAGGAACTGGACGAGCTGTATGAGAAGTACATGAAGGGGCGGATTAGGTCGCAAGGGGATTAA
- a CDS encoding DUF6414 family protein produces MEQEQQSTDSLYDFLYVDNQRASSLLAQMHGPGVVTSIKHITAEIDKSMSDAGFDLRIVKAKTGVEETINQTQEKSFDASWTLPINLLDKLDENGLIRKDLNGERLGSTVLCKGRMRIFDISVLQKSVPFIAKMMEMEQPKLPPKAKKSNFNVEEQFIAPGVTFGMMKEVLNIVPNTLQVDFINEAGQTIWMTINRDYLTINPDDMVLKYGSSLPGEWYVIGFIDALPEAEEDEIDTLSFEPNSMKDGIHGMLSGIRGLAGRSSNSYGMTPLVIFRNIR; encoded by the coding sequence ATGGAGCAAGAGCAACAAAGCACCGATTCACTATATGATTTTCTTTATGTCGATAATCAACGCGCATCTTCCCTTCTCGCTCAGATGCATGGTCCAGGTGTCGTAACCTCCATTAAGCATATAACGGCAGAAATTGATAAATCTATGTCCGACGCGGGGTTTGACTTAAGGATTGTCAAGGCCAAAACCGGCGTTGAAGAAACCATAAACCAAACTCAAGAAAAAAGTTTTGATGCATCCTGGACTCTCCCAATCAACCTTCTTGATAAACTTGATGAAAACGGGCTGATAAGAAAAGACCTCAATGGAGAGCGCCTAGGGAGCACTGTTTTGTGTAAGGGTAGAATGAGAATTTTTGACATCTCAGTTCTCCAAAAAAGCGTTCCATTTATCGCAAAGATGATGGAAATGGAACAGCCAAAGTTGCCGCCGAAAGCCAAAAAATCCAATTTTAATGTTGAAGAACAATTCATTGCCCCTGGTGTAACATTTGGAATGATGAAAGAGGTTTTAAATATCGTTCCAAACACTTTGCAGGTTGATTTCATTAACGAAGCTGGCCAAACAATTTGGATGACCATAAATCGTGACTACTTGACGATTAATCCAGATGATATGGTTTTGAAATATGGTTCGAGTCTGCCAGGCGAGTGGTATGTGATTGGTTTCATTGACGCACTTCCCGAAGCGGAAGAAGATGAAATAGATACTTTATCTTTTGAGCCAAATTCAATGAAAGACGGCATTCACGGGATGCTGTCCGGTATAAGAGGATTAGCCGGACGGAGTAGTAATTCATATGGTATGACACCACTTGTTATTTTCAGGAATATTAGATAA
- a CDS encoding transcriptional regulator, which translates to MTGIENAILRSGSASALGALIGVSKMAVSLWRRKGIPAERVLPVFEATGVTPHELRPDLYPNPTDGLPK; encoded by the coding sequence ATGACTGGTATTGAAAATGCAATTCTCCGATCTGGCTCGGCCAGCGCGCTTGGCGCTTTAATCGGCGTTTCAAAAATGGCCGTTTCGTTGTGGCGCCGTAAAGGCATTCCTGCTGAAAGAGTGCTGCCAGTGTTTGAGGCCACCGGCGTAACTCCCCACGAACTGCGCCCCGATCTCTACCCAAACCCCACTGATGGTTTACCAAAGTAG
- a CDS encoding toxin YdaT family protein — MQTQSFQQNNRAQTERLIFQYHFSGESGDSVDHRAICSAVRAWAAAEGRVAVAMAIKEAAEEAELAGVDTSGNSDVWNVKLFRWLDHAEKSTSYRANVEQLAPVILAVLPLAYRDRVVRNDDVALRIARTVKEDAEAIQAVMLKAPKQVRLKEISEKIVASFYLDGPDSVAPLMAMVTTMLGAV, encoded by the coding sequence ATGCAAACACAATCTTTTCAACAGAATAACAGAGCGCAAACAGAACGCCTGATATTCCAATATCACTTCAGCGGGGAATCAGGTGATAGCGTTGATCACCGTGCCATCTGTTCTGCTGTTCGTGCCTGGGCGGCAGCAGAGGGCCGCGTCGCGGTTGCCATGGCAATCAAAGAGGCTGCTGAGGAGGCTGAGCTGGCTGGGGTCGACACCTCCGGCAATTCCGACGTGTGGAATGTGAAGCTGTTTCGTTGGCTGGACCATGCAGAGAAATCAACTTCCTACCGCGCGAACGTCGAGCAGCTGGCACCGGTGATCCTTGCTGTCTTACCCCTGGCCTATCGTGATCGCGTTGTTCGGAACGACGATGTTGCGCTTCGAATCGCCAGAACGGTGAAGGAGGACGCCGAGGCTATTCAGGCCGTCATGCTCAAAGCGCCAAAGCAGGTTCGGCTGAAGGAGATCAGCGAAAAGATTGTCGCCAGCTTCTACTTGGATGGCCCGGACTCTGTGGCGCCATTGATGGCGATGGTGACGACGATGCTGGGGGCTGTATGA